Genomic window (Methyloprofundus sp.):
TGCGCACATAGCCATTTCTGATAAACCAATAACAGCACCGAGTGCCAACGCAGCTAAAGCATTAGCCTGATTATGAGCACCCACAACATTTAACTCGTTGACCCCCAAAATTGCTCGCCCATGCACTGCCAAAAAATCGCCTTCAGGTGTAGCAAGTACGCTATAGTCTGCACTTTTTTCTAAGCCAAAAGTGAGTGTATCTCGCCCCCCTTCCGGCATTGCAACCACATAAGGGTCATCAGCATTAATTAAAACCATGCCATCTCCAGCAAAAACCTTTTGTTTTTGTTCCGCATAAGCATCAATATCTACATACCGATCTAAATGATCTGCAGATACATTGAGTACTGTCGCAGCAACGGCATTTAACTGGGTAGTTCGTTCCAGTTGAAAACTAGATAATTCTAATATGTAAACTTCCACAGTATCATCTAACAAATCTAAGGCAGGTGTACCCAAGTTACCACCAACAGCCACACATTTGCCTTCTGCTTTAGCCATCGCGCCCAACATAGTAGTTACAGTACTTTTACCATTAGAACCAGTAATCGCCACAATAGGTACTTCAACTGAGCATGCAAACAAATCAATATCACTTAAAGCCTGTACACCTTGCGCTAATGTTTGTTTAATCATGGGTTCTTCCATCGAAACACCAGGACTCACAATAATATGGGTCGCTACATCGAATGCCATTTGATCAAATCCACCTGTAAATACAGGAATATCAGGCATTTCTGCTAATAAATCATCATTAAAGGGAGGCTTATCTCGACTGTCTACAATCGCAAACTGCAAGCCTAATTGACGTAAATAATAAGCAACTGACAGCCCTGTTTTACCAAGCCCGACCACCAGAACCTTAGCTGTCTCCCTGTTAAGAGCAAAGCGTTGTTCTAATATATTTAAAATAACGTCATTATTCATTTTCTATCTCAACTTTAATGTTGCCAAACCAACTAACACCAAGATAAAGGTAATAATCCAAAAGCGCACAATGACTCGCGGCTCAGGCCAGCCTTTTAATTCAAAATGATGGTGAATAGGTGCCATTCTAAAAATGCGTTTCCCCGTTAATTTAAAGGAAGCAACTTGCATAATGACCGACACTGTCTCCATCACAAAAACGCCCCCCATTATTACCAACACCAGCTCTTGCCTGACCAAAACGGCAACAATACCGAGTGCAGCCCCTAGAGCCAGAGCACCTACATCTCCCATGAATACCATAGCTGGATAAGCGTTAAACCATAAAAAACCAAGCCCCGCTCCAACTAATGCGGCACAAAAAACAATTAACTCACCTGCTTTAGGTATATACGGAATGGCCAAATATTCCGCAAACCTAATATGCCCCGTTAAATAGGCAAAAATGGCTAACGCACCTGCAACCATCACTGTTGGCAACACAGCCAAACCATCCAGGCCATCCGTTAAATTGACTGCATTACTCGTTCCTACAATGACAAAATAAGTCAGCACCACATAAGTCCAACCCATATCAATAATGATATCTTTAAAAAAGGGTACGATAAACTGCGTCTCTGCTGGCACTTGGGCTGATTTAAATAAATAAATAGCCGCCGTCAAAGCAATCACAGATTGCCAAAAATACTTAGCGCGTGCTGATAAGCCTGCACTATTCGCAAGTCTTACTTTTTTATAGTCATCAATAAAGCCAATCACACCATAAGTCATAGTGACCAATAGTGCGACCCAGATATAACTATTTTCCAAATCCGCCCAAAGCAAAGTACTGGTCGCTATACCCACCAGAATCAAAGTTCCTCCCATAGTAGGAGTACCTGCCTTCTTGAAATGGGTTTCTGGCCCATCATCACGTACACTTTGACCAATATTATTATTGCTTAAGCGCCTAATCATTGTTGGCCCAACCAATAATGAAATAAGTAACGCAGTCAATGCACTTAAAATAGCGCGTAGTGTCAAATATTGAAAAACGCTAAAACCAGATTCAATCTTGGCTAAATACTCAAATAAATACAGTAACATACTACTTTTCTACCTTAAGCAACAAAGCATTAACAACGCGTTCCATTTTTTGTGCTCTTGAGCCTTTTACTAATAATACTGTTTCTGCAGTCATACTTTGCTGTAATACCGATATTAAATTTTCATGGG
Coding sequences:
- a CDS encoding phospho-N-acetylmuramoyl-pentapeptide-transferase, with the protein product MLLYLFEYLAKIESGFSVFQYLTLRAILSALTALLISLLVGPTMIRRLSNNNIGQSVRDDGPETHFKKAGTPTMGGTLILVGIATSTLLWADLENSYIWVALLVTMTYGVIGFIDDYKKVRLANSAGLSARAKYFWQSVIALTAAIYLFKSAQVPAETQFIVPFFKDIIIDMGWTYVVLTYFVIVGTSNAVNLTDGLDGLAVLPTVMVAGALAIFAYLTGHIRFAEYLAIPYIPKAGELIVFCAALVGAGLGFLWFNAYPAMVFMGDVGALALGAALGIVAVLVRQELVLVIMGGVFVMETVSVIMQVASFKLTGKRIFRMAPIHHHFELKGWPEPRVIVRFWIITFILVLVGLATLKLR
- a CDS encoding UDP-N-acetylmuramoylalanine--D-glutamate ligase; translation: MNNDVILNILEQRFALNRETAKVLVVGLGKTGLSVAYYLRQLGLQFAIVDSRDKPPFNDDLLAEMPDIPVFTGGFDQMAFDVATHIIVSPGVSMEEPMIKQTLAQGVQALSDIDLFACSVEVPIVAITGSNGKSTVTTMLGAMAKAEGKCVAVGGNLGTPALDLLDDTVEVYILELSSFQLERTTQLNAVAATVLNVSADHLDRYVDIDAYAEQKQKVFAGDGMVLINADDPYVVAMPEGGRDTLTFGLEKSADYSVLATPEGDFLAVHGRAILGVNELNVVGAHNQANALAALALGAVIGLSEMAMCAALRSYKGLKHRMQLVADINGVQWVNDSKATNVGACIAALQGFKKANVVLIAGGDCKGADMQELVPVVTEKVKALLLIGKDGALIKQAMHDAIAVYDAGSLKKAVKKAVKIAEPGDTVLLSPACASLDQFANYQERGKFFASQVQALVK